Proteins encoded within one genomic window of Gadus chalcogrammus isolate NIFS_2021 chromosome 6, NIFS_Gcha_1.0, whole genome shotgun sequence:
- the prr16 gene encoding protein Largen, translated as MSGTPNAEAEGVVSRVKVKKEIKTIVENLETILGDLKDVAKELKEVVHDIDALTCDLQLEEDGLTDSSKTDTLNSSSSSTTTTTTVSSLERLRMGLDDCLFFRVPAVIAPAPVHPAPVHTVQKKAPPPPPPPRHTPQRSEEHNMKLLPHPTLVLSGNHSKANGSLRNGGGGGGAFSMHPTRELFSPPRHCVSNDSGLSEAGLVPTLPRPMPLLRHQKNKCPQTSGREPRERVRFSEKVQYHGYCPDCDLQYVMDDTTDRHFQGEPGNARLSPVHCCAATSPLDGHPALPRELTLENGGLPFSHGYPPMADGPLLSLPPLQHSHKQTKKTILRKSTTTTV; from the exons ATGTCAGGGACACCAAATGCGGAAGCAGAAGGAGTAGTCTCCAGAGTAAAAGTCAAGAAGGAGATCAAGACAATCGTGGAGAATTTGGAGACCATTCTCGGGGACCTTAAGGATGTAGCGAAGGAACTCAAAGAG GTGGTGCATGACATTGACGCGCTCACCTGTGACCTACAACTGGAAGAGGACGGGCTAACGGACAGCTCCAAGACGGACACCCTcaactccagctccagctccaccaccaccaccaccaccgtgtcCAGCCTGGAGAGGCTGCGGATGGGCCTGGATGACTGCCTCTTCTTCAGGGTCCCCGCAGTCATCGCGCCAGCGCCCGTTCACCCTGCACCGGTCCACACCGTGCAGAAGaaggcccccccgccccctccgcctcccAGGCACACGCCGCAGAGATCGGAGGAGCACAACATGAAGCTCCTGCCCCATCCCACGCTGGTGCTATCAGGGAACCACTCCAAAGCCAACGGCTCTCTGAggaacggcggcggcggcggcggcgcgttCTCCATGCACCCGACCAGGGAGCTGTTCTCCCCGCCGCGCCACTGCGTCTCCAACGACAGCGGCTTGTCCGAGGCCGGGCTGGTGCCTACTCTGCCCAGACCCATGCCCCTCCTCCGGCACCAGAAGAACAAGTGCCCGCAGACGTCGGGCCGGGAGCCGCGAGAGCGCGTCCGCTTCAGTGAGAAGGTGCAATACCACGGCTACTGCCCGGACTGTGACCTGCAGTACGTGATGGATGACACCACCGACCGCCACTTCCAGGGCGAGCCCGGCAACGCCAGGCTCAGCCCGGTGCACTGCTGTGCCGCCACCTCCCCCCTCGACGGACACCCCGCCCTCCCTCGAGAACTCACGCTGGAAAACGGCGGCCTGCCGTTCAGCCACGGCTATCCGCCCATGGCAGACGGCCCTCTACTGTCGTTGCCCCCTCTCCAGCATTCCCACAAGCAAACCAAGAAGACCATCCTTCGTAAATCGACCACAACCACGGTTTGA
- the pheta1 gene encoding sesquipedalian-1, producing MKLNERSVAHYATCESPPDKTGFLVKKGERNTAYHRRWFILKGNMLFYFEERESREPIGVIVLEGCTVELCESAEEFAFAIKFDCAKARIYKMAAENQAAMESWVKALSRASFDYMRLVVKELERQLEEIQEASRGDLVAAAPGGPLVKSKSARRNPLARTRSGASSASSTSSSSSSGGALSAAVFSSQRSVQEETHLPLGPSRENGVAWSKPPAALTNGFGDGALPCVPWDGYPGSGSGADGSRPPPVPPRRRGASLESPVSPGTVCFSKLHEWYGQEVELLRGEWLQSQ from the coding sequence ATGAAGTTGAACGAACGCAGCGTAGCGCACTATGCTACTTGTGAGTCCCCGCCTGACAAGACGGGTTTCCTGGtcaagaagggagagaggaacacgGCCTACCACCGCCGCTGGTTCATCCTGAAGGGCAACATGCTCTTCTACTTTGAGGAGCGCGAGAGCCGGGAGCCCATCGGCGTCATCGTTCTGGAAGGATGCACCGTGGAGCTGTGTGAGTCGGCCGAGGAGTTCGCCTTCGCCATCAAGTTCGACTGCGCCAAAGCCCGTATCTACAAAATGGCCGCCGAAAACCAAGCGGCCATGGAGTCGTGGGTGAAGGCGCTGTCCCGGGCCAGCTTTGACTACATGAGACTGGTGGtgaaggagctggagaggcAGCTGGAGGAGATCCAGGAGGCCAGCAGAGGCGATTTGGTTGCGGCCGCTCCCGGGGGGCCGCTGGTGAAGTCCAAATCTGCCAGGCGAAATCCATTGGCCCGCACCCGATCCGGAgcatcctctgcctcctccacgTCTTCATCCTCCTCGTCCGGTGGAGCTCTCTCGGCGGCGGTGTTCTCCAGCCAGAGGAGTGTCCAGGAAGAAACCCATCTCCCCTTAGGGCCCTCTAGAGAGAATGGTGTAGCGTGGAGCAAGCCGCCTGCTGCGCTGACTAACGGCTTCGGGGACGGGGCCCTTCCCTGTGTGCCCTGGGACGGTTATCCGGGCTCTGGGAGCGGGGCTGATGGGAGCCGGCCTCCCCCGGTGCCacccaggaggagaggagcatccCTGGAGAGCCCGGTCTCGCCTGGGACCGTTTGCTTCTCAAAGCTCCATGAGTGGTACGGCCAGGAGGTGGAGCTGCTCAGAGGGGAGTGGCTACAGAGCCAATGA